The Alteribacter keqinensis DNA segment TCAGAAGCGTTGGCACGTCCGACCATGTGATGACCATTCGGTCCTTCGAGCGGCCCGAGAAGGGCATAGTCACCTGCTCTGTCAGGTCCTACAATCTCTTCTGTTTCCCACCAGATATAAGAACCGAGGCGGGCATCTTCTGTTTTCCCTTTTGCAAAATACTGACTCACATCGTGTGTGAACGATTCTTCGTCAATGAGACCTTCTTCCACCCACTCGTGGAAGTAGGCTGTCGCTTCTTTAAACTCAGGCTGCACAGCTGTAAAAAGAACTTCACCGTCTCTTACAATCCGGTAATCAGGATTGTTCGGCACACCAAATGACGCGTATAGATCCCCCATGTTCCCGGTCCAGAAGTTATACATAAAGCTCAGTGGAATCGTGTCATTCTTACCGGTATTGTTTGGATCCTCATCACGGAATGCACGCAGCACATCACCATATTCGTCAAGTGTTTTTGGCATATCCAGACCAAGTTCATCGAGCCATTTTGTATTAATGGACAAAAAGTTCGGGAAGTCCCCTATTCCTGCTTCCTCTGCTGATGGCAGGGAGTAAATGTGTCCGTCCGGCGCTGTTACAACACTTCTTAGTTCCGGGCGCTCTTCCATTCGTGCCGATAAATTTGGTGCATATTCTTCAATTAGATCCTCAAGTGGAATAATCGTCCCGTTTTGCCCGTATGTCACCAGGTCGTTATCAGAAAACGACGCATTGTAAAAGGCATCAGGCAGCTCACCGCCGGCAAGCATCAGATTCTTCCGCTCCTCATAGGCATCAGCCGGAATATTCGTCCAGTCGATGGTGATGTTTGTGTCTTCCTCCAGCCAGTCAAAAATCACCATCTCATCAAAGTCCGGTGCCAGTGGTGCTTTTGGTGACACAAATTCAAGCGTGAACCCGTCTTCTTCTACAATGGGAAGCCCTTCTGAATTGAACTCCGCTGACTCCTTCTCTTCCCCGCTGCTCTCATCGGAGCAGGCTGTCAACCCAAGTGCCACAATCCCTGCAGATAACCCTAACCATGCTTTCGAAACGTTTCTCTTCACCTTGCAAACCCCCTTAAGAATTTATCTTGCGAACACCGGCGAGGTAAAATAACGCTCCCCGGTGGAATAACCGAACCAAAACTTCCAACCCCATTAACCTTTGATCCCGCCAATCATGACACCCTGAACAAAATACTTCTGAATGAACGGATATACAATGAGAAGAGGCAGACTTCCGACGATGATGACCCCGTATTTAATAAGCTCAGCAATCCGCTGCTGTGCAGCAAACGAATCGAGATCGCCCACCATTGAGGCCGCTGCCTCGTTCTGAATCAGAATGTTCCGAAGCACCATCTGAAGCGGGTAAAGACTCTCATCATTCAGATAAATCAATGCGTCAAAGTACGAGTTCCAGTGACTCACTGCGTAAAACAGAACCATAACGGCAATAATCGGTTTGGACAGCGGCAGGACGATCTTGAGGAAGAACTTCGTATTCGAACAGCCGTCCACTTTCGCCGCCTCGTGCATTTCGTTTGGAATCGTTGCCTGAAAAAACGTCCGGGCTACAATGATGTTCCACACGGCCACAGCTTTCGGAATGATCAGTGCCCACATCGTGTTGACCATCCCAAGGTCTTTTACGACCAAATAAGTGGGAATCAAGCCGCCGGAAAAGAACATCGTGAAGATGAACATGACCATGAAGAATGTGCGTCCGTAAAAGTCCTGTCGCGATAATGCATAGGCAGCTGTCAGCGTGAGTGCAATATTAAGTGCAGTCCCAAGCGTGGTGTATATAATGGTGTTTTTATATCCCGTCCAGATCTTACCGTCCTGAAAAATCCGGATGTACCCCTCAAACGTAATGTCCCGCGGAAACAACCATACATCTCCGGCAAAAATACGGTCCGGATTACTGATCGACGCAATAATGACAAAATAGAGCGGATACATAACCGCAATTAAAAGGAGAGTGAGCAGGGCAATGTTGAAAAAATCAAATATCTTATCCTGTTTTGATCGGTTTATTGACGACAAATCCATCGTTTCACTCCTCCCCTACCATAGTCCCTGTCCTGAGATACGCTTGGCAATTCGGTTGACATACCAGAGCAGGATCAAGTTGATAATGGCGTTAAAGAGTCCCACGGCAGCCGCGAAACTGTACTGAGCCTGCTGCAACCCGACCTTATACACGTATGTCGGGATAATTTCAGACGAGCTCTGATTGAGCGGTGTCTGCAGTAAGTATGCTTTTTCGAAGCCAATGTTCATGATATTTCCGACTGAAAGAACGAGCAGGATAATCATGATCGGCAAGATAGCCGGAATATCGATATGAATGACTCGCTGGAACTTACTCGCTCCGTCCACAATTGCCGCTTCGTGGAGTTCCGGATTGACCGCAGCCAGGGCAGCCAGATAAATAATTGCTGCCC contains these protein-coding regions:
- a CDS encoding ABC transporter substrate-binding protein, producing MKRNVSKAWLGLSAGIVALGLTACSDESSGEEKESAEFNSEGLPIVEEDGFTLEFVSPKAPLAPDFDEMVIFDWLEEDTNITIDWTNIPADAYEERKNLMLAGGELPDAFYNASFSDNDLVTYGQNGTIIPLEDLIEEYAPNLSARMEERPELRSVVTAPDGHIYSLPSAEEAGIGDFPNFLSINTKWLDELGLDMPKTLDEYGDVLRAFRDEDPNNTGKNDTIPLSFMYNFWTGNMGDLYASFGVPNNPDYRIVRDGEVLFTAVQPEFKEATAYFHEWVEEGLIDEESFTHDVSQYFAKGKTEDARLGSYIWWETEEIVGPDRAGDYALLGPLEGPNGHHMVGRANASDMGRGAFVITSANENPEITMRWVDQLYDPEMSAQINWGPEDDVFERDENGTLVWAELEEGVSMGEYRQLVAPNGPSVILAEHFGTVVEMDPRAKQRLLDIEEHYEPYAVDEKYPNIFFEPEELQRINRLQTDILNVVEEKQALWLMNGGVEEEWDDFVEQLNQMGLEELMEIYQDGYDRFYENQ
- a CDS encoding carbohydrate ABC transporter permease; this translates as MDLSSINRSKQDKIFDFFNIALLTLLLIAVMYPLYFVIIASISNPDRIFAGDVWLFPRDITFEGYIRIFQDGKIWTGYKNTIIYTTLGTALNIALTLTAAYALSRQDFYGRTFFMVMFIFTMFFSGGLIPTYLVVKDLGMVNTMWALIIPKAVAVWNIIVARTFFQATIPNEMHEAAKVDGCSNTKFFLKIVLPLSKPIIAVMVLFYAVSHWNSYFDALIYLNDESLYPLQMVLRNILIQNEAAASMVGDLDSFAAQQRIAELIKYGVIIVGSLPLLIVYPFIQKYFVQGVMIGGIKG